The genomic interval AGACAACGTCGACCAACATCTCATCAAAACCGGTGATCACTCGCTGCGCATTACTTGGGATGCCGATGTCGGTCCTTCTTTTGTCCTCAGTTTACTGTCGGCTCCTGCGGCGTCTATCGTCGATAAAAAAACGGTGTTGACGCATGAAAAAGACGGCGATCTTGGCCACCAGTGGCTCAACACCCATTCTGCGGGCAGCGGCCCTTTCAAAATCCGCAAGTACGTTCCTCACCAAGCCCTTCTGATGGAAGCCAATGCCAGTTCACCGGCTGGGGCACCGAAAAGCCAATACTTGTTATTGAAAAATGTCCCGGATGCCGCAACACGTCAATTGTTGCTTGAACAGGGCGATGCGGACATCATTCGCAATCTCGGCTCCGATCAGTTCTTATCGCTACAAGGAAAAGACGGCGTGAAAACCCTCGCACTGCCTTATGCCTCTTTGTATTACTTGATGTTTAACGCAGACAACCGCGATAACCCTGATTTGGGCAAGCCAGAGTTTTGGCAGGCGGCACGTTGGGCGTTTGATTATCAAGGCATTGCAGAAGATTTGATGCACGGTCAATTCCAAGTTCAGCAATCGTTTTTACCTCAGGGTTTTAAAGGTGCATTGACCGATCAGCCTTATCAGTACGATCCACAAAAAGCGCGTGAGATCCTTGCTAACGCTGGAATAAAAAACCCTCACTTCACTCTTGCCGTCAGTAACCAGCCTCCTTACTTAGACATTGCGCAAGCCCTGCAAGCGAGTTTTGCCAAAGCCGGTATTGACGTTGAGCTCATCCCCGGTGTGAGTAGCCAAATCGCTACGGATGTCAAATCTCATCAGTATCAAGCGACCGTCACCGCCTGGGGCCCCGATTATTTTGATCCCAATACCAATGCGTCGGCGTTTGCTTACAACCCAGAAAACGGCAGTAAAACCCTCGCTTGGCGCGCCAATTGGCATATCCCTGCTATCAGTAAAGCAACCTTAGCCGCTCGCGCTGAAACCGACGACGTGAAACGCACTGAGATGTATGAATCCATTCAAAAAGAGGTTCGCGCTCAATCACCTTTTGTTGTCGGCTTGCAAAACAAGAAGTTAGTCGCATTGCGTGACAACATCCAAGGTTACGTTCAGGGCATTACGCCTGACATGGTTTACTATCAAAACGTATCAAAATAATGACACAATACCAATCCAAGGCTGGTGATCAACACCAGCCCTTTTTATCACGTCGGCATCCATTTTTTTTGCGTCTTCAACAAGCCTTCACCGGGTTAGCGTCGTTTGCGTTAACCATCATTGGCCTGTTGATATTCACCTTCTTACTGTCGCGAGCTGCGCCGATTGATCCTGCATTACAACTGGTTGGCGACCACGCCAGTGAGGCCACTTATCAACAAGCCAGAGCAGAGCTCGGTCTGGATCAACCACTTGTGGTGCAATTTAGTCACTACGTCGGTCAATTACTGCGTGGGGACTTGGGGGTTTCACAGATCACTCAACAACCGGTGTTAGAAGATTTAAAGCAGGCCTTTCCGGCGACGATTGAACTGGCAACCGTTGCGATGCTACTGGGCGCCATACTCGGCATCAGTTTGGCGATACTCGCTGTGTATAAGCCCGGTAGTGTGCTCGACCATCTCGCACGATTGATATCCTTACTCGGCTATTCAGTACCGGTTTTTTGGCTCGGCTTGTTGGGCTTATTGTTGTTCTACGCCAAACTGCATTGGTCGGCAGGCCCTGGTCGTCTTGACGATATTTATACTTATACCATGGCGTTTGACAGCGGATTTGTTCTTTGGGATACCTTGCGCACTGGCGACCTTGACATCATAGGTAATGCTTTTGCTCACCTATGGCTTCCCGTGGCCGTGTTGGCCTTGCTATCGATGGCTTCTATCACCCGATTGTTGCGCGCTGCCATGCTTGAAGAGAGCAATAAAGAGTACATTTTACTGGCCAAAGCCAAAGGGGCTAGCCGCTGGCGTATTGTCTTTATTCATATCTTTCCCAATGTTTTGGGCACTTTAATTACCATTCTGGCTTTGTCTTACACCAGTTTGCTCGAAGGCGCCGTATTGACAGAAACGGTCTTTGCTTGGCCAGGGCTTGGCCGCTACCTGACCAGTGCCCTATTTGCCTCAGATACTTCTGCGGTACTGGGCCCGACCTTGCTCATCGGTACTTGTTTCATCTTACTCAATGCCATCGCGGATGCGTTAACGCGTTGGGTCGATCCGAGGACGCGTTAATATGTCTATCTCTGATTTCTATCGAGCCGCTCCACGCTTGAATACCTTCACCATCGGCAGCGTTTTGGTTGCTTTGTTGGTGTTTATTGCCCTATTTGCTCCTTGGCTGAGTCATTTTGACCCCAATGCCCAAGACATTTCCCAGCGTTTACTGCCCCCGAGTAGCCAACATTGGTTTGGTACCGACCGTTTCGGCCGAGATCTGTTTACCCGTGTGCTCTATGGTGCCAGACCGACTCTCATCCTGGTCAGTTTGGTGATCGTATTAACGGTGCCAACGGGACTGTTGATTGGTATTTGTGCCGGTTACTTTGGCGGATGGATTGAGCGTATTTTGATGCGGTTTACCGATATTGTCATGTCACTGCCAAGCCTAGTGATCGCCTTGGCTCTGGTGTCTATTTTAGGCCCCAGTTTAATGAATGGCGCTTTGGCGCTTGCCTTTACCAGTTGGCCTTCGTTCGCGCGTCAAGCACGTACCGAGACCTTAGCACTGCGAAAAAGTGATTATCTTGCAGCCGCTAAAATGCAAGGCATTCATGGGATCCCCTTAATTGCTGGGCATATACTGCCCTTGTGTTTGCCCAGTGCCATTGTGCGCGCGGCGCTCAACCTCGGCGGTATCATTTTAGCCGCGGCGGGGCTTGGGTTTCTCGGTATGGGCGTGCAACCACCGACGGCAGAATGGGGCTCAATGGTCGCCAGTGGCAGCCGAGTTATTTTTGATCATTGGTGGGTCGCCGCTGTCCCGGGGTGCGCTATTTTACTCGCCAGTCTCGCCTTTAACTTATTAGGCGATGGCCTACGCGACAAATTGGATCCTCGTCATGCAAACTAATCCTCTTATCGACATCGATAACCTCTCGATACAACTGCCATCCGGTGACAAACTCGTCGACGGTTTTTCTTTATCCTTAGGTCGCGAACGCGTTGCCTTAGTCGGCGAGTCGGGGTCGGGTAAGTCCCTCACAGCCAAAACCTTGATGGGGTTACTGCCCTCGGTGTGCCAGGCCAAAGCCGACCAAGCGCAATTGTTAGGTTCGCCCTTGCTGACAATGAATGAAAGGCAATGGCAAGGTGTCCGCGGCCGCGACGTTGCCATGGTGTTGCAAGACCCTAAATATGCCCTCAACCCCTCAAAAACCTTGTTTAAGCAAGTTGAAGAACCGTTAAAATTACATCAAACCTTGCGCCGAGCAGAGCGACGAGAGCGGGTGTATGACATGCTCGAGGCAGTCGGCTTACCCAAGGTCAAAACACTGGCAAATAACTACCCTCATCAGTTATCCGGAGGCATGGGCCAACGCGTGATGTTGGCAATTGCCTTGATAAACCAACCTAAATTACTGATTGCCGATGAGCCGACCTCGGCATTAGATCACGTGATGCGCGATCAAGTTCTCGAGTTGATTTACCGCCTGACTGAGCAGCGCAATATGGGTTTATTACTGATAAGCCATGACTTGCAACAAGTCGCGAATTACTGCGATCGCGTCTTAGTCATGTATCAGGGC from Vibrio sp. HB236076 carries:
- a CDS encoding ABC transporter substrate-binding protein, which gives rise to MPLARSLSVLALAVSTSFSANLLAKTPDNTLVVAQSLDDVTSLDPAQGFELTSVQSFTNLYQRLVQSNPQNPTELMPTLATTWTTSAHSIDMNLRDNANFASGNPLTADDVIFSLARVVKLNLAPSFILTQLGWTPDNVDQHLIKTGDHSLRITWDADVGPSFVLSLLSAPAASIVDKKTVLTHEKDGDLGHQWLNTHSAGSGPFKIRKYVPHQALLMEANASSPAGAPKSQYLLLKNVPDAATRQLLLEQGDADIIRNLGSDQFLSLQGKDGVKTLALPYASLYYLMFNADNRDNPDLGKPEFWQAARWAFDYQGIAEDLMHGQFQVQQSFLPQGFKGALTDQPYQYDPQKAREILANAGIKNPHFTLAVSNQPPYLDIAQALQASFAKAGIDVELIPGVSSQIATDVKSHQYQATVTAWGPDYFDPNTNASAFAYNPENGSKTLAWRANWHIPAISKATLAARAETDDVKRTEMYESIQKEVRAQSPFVVGLQNKKLVALRDNIQGYVQGITPDMVYYQNVSK
- a CDS encoding ABC transporter permease — its product is MTQYQSKAGDQHQPFLSRRHPFFLRLQQAFTGLASFALTIIGLLIFTFLLSRAAPIDPALQLVGDHASEATYQQARAELGLDQPLVVQFSHYVGQLLRGDLGVSQITQQPVLEDLKQAFPATIELATVAMLLGAILGISLAILAVYKPGSVLDHLARLISLLGYSVPVFWLGLLGLLLFYAKLHWSAGPGRLDDIYTYTMAFDSGFVLWDTLRTGDLDIIGNAFAHLWLPVAVLALLSMASITRLLRAAMLEESNKEYILLAKAKGASRWRIVFIHIFPNVLGTLITILALSYTSLLEGAVLTETVFAWPGLGRYLTSALFASDTSAVLGPTLLIGTCFILLNAIADALTRWVDPRTR
- a CDS encoding ABC transporter permease — protein: MSISDFYRAAPRLNTFTIGSVLVALLVFIALFAPWLSHFDPNAQDISQRLLPPSSQHWFGTDRFGRDLFTRVLYGARPTLILVSLVIVLTVPTGLLIGICAGYFGGWIERILMRFTDIVMSLPSLVIALALVSILGPSLMNGALALAFTSWPSFARQARTETLALRKSDYLAAAKMQGIHGIPLIAGHILPLCLPSAIVRAALNLGGIILAAAGLGFLGMGVQPPTAEWGSMVASGSRVIFDHWWVAAVPGCAILLASLAFNLLGDGLRDKLDPRHAN
- a CDS encoding ABC transporter ATP-binding protein, translating into MQTNPLIDIDNLSIQLPSGDKLVDGFSLSLGRERVALVGESGSGKSLTAKTLMGLLPSVCQAKADQAQLLGSPLLTMNERQWQGVRGRDVAMVLQDPKYALNPSKTLFKQVEEPLKLHQTLRRAERRERVYDMLEAVGLPKVKTLANNYPHQLSGGMGQRVMLAIALINQPKLLIADEPTSALDHVMRDQVLELIYRLTEQRNMGLLLISHDLQQVANYCDRVLVMYQGQILDALPADQLPTANHPYTKTLWSCQPHLEKRGKPLPVLNRDALENNYVSR